GTCTCGTCCCCAGCGGGCTCGTCTTCGAGCGGGTCACGGCGGGTCGGGTCCGTGCGGGCTGCGGTCCTTAAAATGGGTGACCAAACCCGTACCGCAAAACATGTAGGCCTTTGCAGATCGGTCCGCGGGACATAGAATTACAAACGAACACATGGCTCTGGACgcttcaagacatgattcatgaCGCTTTATCAGCTTCATGCATGACGCATCAGTAAGTGAGTCTAGTCGAGGATTGAACTGGATAAGGCAATACACTTGTTAGTTGAAAAATTTAGTTGGATCAAAACGCTAGTTTAGTTACTTTTGTTACACTCCaaacttatttttaataaacaatGCTTTAGTTGCTGAATCCAAATATTATAACttataagttcataacaaatgatttagttttctgaatccaaaattaaataaaaccaaacaccaaatcaaagatgttaatcccaaaaataaataaaaaaaaacaccaaatcacacttcttgttcttcaactttatcaccaacaagcgacaaaaagatgagatttctttttttcaccatcaacttcatcTTTTGCAGATAAGAATAATAGAAgttagttaaatatatattgagACATAAAACTCCAAATGTATGATAATGTGAACTAATACATATAGGCAAAACTATAAAGGACCCATGGCGGGAActagatcttcttcttcggtggAAAATGagttttcaaacttcttatgATGGCTCGAAGAAGCTCCACCGGTGCAGATCGAAGGTGCTTGGGAGACCGGAAGCATCATCGACCCTGAAACCACCATCATCGACTCTGAAACCACCATCATCGGAGCTCCATAACGTCGAATCGccatctctctctatatatatattttaggtgAAAGCAGAAATGGGGACTTAGGGTTGCGGGTCTTCAAAATCTTGCAGGTTAACTTAGGGTTCCGCTTTGAGCTCATCCCGCGAGGCCCGTAATTTTGCGGGCTTACCAAATGGTGGCCCAATCTCGTTCTGCAGCAAGCCTTTACGAGTCAGGTCCGCGGTACAGGTCCTTGATTGCCATTCCTAGTCAGAAGTAAAGAAGATGTTCACAACGCCGATATCAAAACTGAATACCGAGCTCACTTTGATAAATTTGCTGAACTTTGCCATGAAAATACGCAACTCATCAGAGATAAAGCTATGCTACAGACACATGTGAACATTCTAGAAGTACCCTCTCAGTTTTTTTGTTTCGTCCAACACTTGTAAGATTTTTAACCactgttgattttttttaaccaataaGACTTGTAACAAACTTCTCTAAGTGAGCATTTTCTCTACATTTTCAAAGATTTTATACAAACAATTGAAACATATACTAATATAGGTGCTTTTCTGGTCAATAGCACATGGATGTTCTTATCTTGTTTTTCATTTAGATTGTAGCTATCTTCTACTTTCGAAAAAGGTATGAAACAAAATGAATTTATATGCtaattaaatatgttaatttcttAGAGTGTCCCGATGTATATTACTACTTAAGTAGTTCTAACAAGTCATGATGTTGGTCttataaaatctattaaaatttaatatttttcctCATCAATTGTTATTTACAGATAATAGTTCTCATTAATGGTAACAAATATCTAGAGATACAGTTGAtacatttaataatatgatGTACCTCAAAATCTTCTCTTTATGAATACAAAAACAACCTctaaattttagtaaaataaattagAGGCATTCTATTCAAAATAAACGGTCTCTTTTTGGGTAGATAAAGATGTCTTGCATATTAAAAATGGTCCGTAGAGAATAAAAGACCTCACCACGACAATGTCACGCCACAACGCACCACAGCCACCGAGGGATCTTACCAAGCAGCACTCATGGTCGCATGATGTGAACCGCAACGAGGCTTGGCTGCGGAAGAAAAAGAAACGATCAGTGGATCTCATTCCTCGAAGCAAGAGCGTCACGAACGACGATCTCGAGGAACTTAGAGGTTGCATCGAGCTTGGGTTTGGGTTTGAGCCAGATTCTCCTGACTTGGATCAAAGGCTCACGGATACAATCCCGGCTCTAGATTTGTACTGTGCTGTTCATAGACAATATTGTAACCATTTGTCCCGGACTTCGTCGTTCGCATCGGAAACTGACAGCAGCAGCTCTAGCACCACAACGGTTCTCGATAAAGGTATGTGAATTCAAATTGTGGAGTCTATTTTCCTGTGGTAGTCACCTTAAGGCACTAGTTCCAGGCGTGATCATGCTTTTGGTAGGTTTTTTTCCACAGGATAAAACATCCAAAGCTTAGAAGTGTTTTTctgttatttaatttttgatatcacgatttgataaaattaaaaaggtgATGATCGAAAGACAATGAAGCAGAAGCTGAAGCAATGGGCTCAGGTGGTCGCTTTTTCAGTGCGGCAAGCCAGGAAACCCAGTTGATGTTCTTTGAATTTCTTCTGATTATGCACAAAACAAATGGGATTGGTAACATGATTGCCAATATGAATAAAAACGTATCTCTAAGTCTAAAGCTATCAAACTGTTAAATATGTTTTGAAGCCAATTGCgccttttttttctctctctcttaataACCAAACACTTAGTTGTTTTGTGAAGCCAATAGTTGCTTATGCTgtttttatctttgtttttcttcaaaCCAATTAAAGGATCCCCACTAAATGTGGTTCAAGATCATCAAATGTGATTCTAAACCATCTTATGAATGTGATTACGTAGAGGTGTCAAAATAGACCGCAACCCGCAGATTATATCCAAATAGTCCAGTAGCGGAGCGGGCctggacatatatatataca
This genomic stretch from Brassica napus cultivar Da-Ae chromosome C9, Da-Ae, whole genome shotgun sequence harbors:
- the LOC106409913 gene encoding uncharacterized protein LOC106409913, which encodes MSRHNAPQPPRDLTKQHSWSHDVNRNEAWLRKKKKRSVDLIPRSKSVTNDDLEELRGCIELGFGFEPDSPDLDQRLTDTIPALDLYCAVHRQYCNHLSRTSSFASETDSSSSSTTTVLDKGDDRKTMKQKLKQWAQVVAFSVRQARKPS